Below is a genomic region from Stegostoma tigrinum isolate sSteTig4 chromosome 36, sSteTig4.hap1, whole genome shotgun sequence.
gcacggtggctcagtggttagcgctgctgccccacagtgccagggaaccggGTAATGActctacccttgggcgactgtctctgtggaatttgcacgttgtCCCAGTGTCTACatggttttctctgggtgctccggttttctaccacaacccaaagatgcacagcttaggtggattggccatggcagggtaagagggatagggtgggtctgggtgggagttCTTCAGGAGGTTCAGCATCgatctgatggactgaatggtctgcttccactgtCTGGCGAGTCTAAAAACAAAAGGGGCAGCTTTGTCACTGAGTTTTAGTTCATTTTGGACAGAGGATGAGAAGTACATTAGGTAAAGTTACCATAGACGTCGTGAGAGACAATTGATGGTGGTTTCGTACGAGGGTCACggtgcctcaggcgaggggagaggttgagaaggagggtccttcatggtaacctcagccagtgcaggaattgaacccacaccacTGGCTTCACTCTGCGTTGctaaccagccaactgagctaaccaacctttTAAGTTGAGGAGTGTACATATGTGGTGTTACATGGAATTATAGACATAGAGgctggccactcagcccaacGCATCCATGCAACACACGAGCCTTCACCCATCCTTTGTCATTTCACTATCTTTTCTGCTCCCTTGTGCATTTGTGAATTCACCTGCATTACTCCCTTCAATCAGTACATTCTGTATTCAAACCACTCTGCACAAACAGGTTTTCCCTGAACTTCATTTCGGATTTATACTTGCATAAAATCAGGCTTTAAAATAATGACAAAATATTGCTAATATTGCTTCAGGTACACCGACAATACCTTTCGGCAGACCAAGTTGTTGCAATTCACTCGATAGCGATTCACCATCAACACTGTATTTGGCAGCACTTGACAGAACAAAGTTCAGCACAGCGATGGTGGCCTTTATATCACTGGTTTCTGGAATTCAGAAATAACAAAATAAACCCATGACTTTTACTGCCAGGAATGATAAATGCCTTGACATCACAAAAGGCACTCGTTTTGTAACAGAAAACCCAGGGGATAAAAATGACCTTGCCAATCCAGAACGAGAAAGGAAAACTGGAGACGGTTATGAGGGAGCTCAACTGCCAGTGGTGTGTGACATCCTCATTGATGCTGTGACATGCATCAGTTTTTCTGTAGCCAAGTACATTAGTTTCTTTATGCAAGTGTTAATCATCATAACTGGTGCAGAAATTGAGTGATCAGCAGGTGAATCAATGATAAAACGCCTGAAAATGTTTCAAAAAGAGAGAGGAAGTCAAAAAGTCATCATGAAATCAATGTGCCAATAGGCATCTTTCCTGTGCTGTGAAGATCCACAATTCAATGCACATTAACCAACGATTCTGTTGACTGTCGGATGGGCTAGGAGTTGGACCCATTAGATTTTGCTGACAATTTGGAGTTCGGCCACTAAGTCAGTTAGCAGCCCCAGTGTACCTCGAGCCACACAGAgttccaagttcaagtcccacttcaggttctgagcacaaaaatcaaggttTCAGTAGCACTGAAAAACTGATGCATTGTCAAAGGTACCGTCTTCGAAATGAGGAGGCATTAGACTGACATCCATCTGCTTGCTTGGGAAGGTTATAAGTAACCGTGTAACAACTAAAACAAAGTAGCAGCAGAattaacaaggtgtgaagctggatgaacacagcaggccaagcagcatcagaggagcaggaaagtttgacgttttgggtcgagacacttcttcagaaaatgggaaattcagaaatttctgaagaagggtctcgacccgaaacgtcaaactttcctgcgctcctctgacgctgcttggcctgctgtgttcatccaacttcacaccctgttatctcagattctccagcatcggcaattcctactatctctctaacaGTAGAATTATATCCCCAGTGTTCTAGGCAATATTGATTAGAATCTTATAAGCAACTTCTCTAATCATTatcactctgtgtgtgtggggtggggaggagggggagggtttCATGCTTTACAACAGGGACTAGCAGTCAAATATATTTCATTGGCTCGAAGCTGTTTTCAGATCATCCACAGTGCTATACAAAGATCAACTACTCCTTTTCTGTTTTCACATCAACCTGACATTAAGTAATAACATTTTTTTACCTAATGAGTACAATGTTTAACGATATAATGATATACAGCACTGTGTGAACATTCGCAATATTTTCGAAACACTCGAGCATTGCAAAACTGAGCGGACAACATGCACAGAAAAGCTTTACACAGACTTACCAAACTTAGCATCTGAAGTGAGCTTTGCAACTTTCTCATACTAAAGGTGAGAGACAACGAGATAACACGTGATTGGTAACACAACGTTTGATTTGTCactaatgcaaaaaaaaattcacgaAAACCTTGTTCAACTCTCACTTACAGGAGCAAGCACGTGGCCTAAAATCAAGGCCCAAGCTTGCAAATACTGTACCTATGTAGCTCATTGCACTTTGACACACATCATGAACATTATCGCCCTTACACTGGCAGTCAAGTGGTCGAGTCATTGGCCAAGCCTACTACTGAACGGCTTTTGTGGCACATTGGTAGTGGCCCCACCTCTGGGCCAGGATGCCAaaattcaagccccacctgctgcagaggtgtgtctgaatgggttgcTTAAAAGATTTACTATTGGCAAGAAAGTGGTAACAAGTCATTGGAATGTTACTCCACACATAGGGGCAGTGGCCATACAGCCtcctgagcctgctctgccattctacatcatggctgatctacctcAACACCATTTCCCCACAATATCCCATGTTGTAGATTCTCTAGCAAAGGGAAACTGTGACTCTGTCAAGGTCCCTCAGAGTCTAACATGTTtcaaaaggtcacctctcattcttctaaactccaatgaggaaAGACCCAACCTGCCCAACCTCTCCTGACAAGACAAACCCTTTGTCCCTTGATAGCCACTGAAGTGGGAAACGATGATAAGGGGCAAAGAAAGTGTTTAAAATCATCGcaaaaaataaagagaaacttaATCTCCGGTGTGATACAGATGAGGAATGCTGTCCTTATAAGATCATAGCAAATCCCATAAGAATACTTTTTAAGAACTTACATCAATTCCATCTCCCAGCAGATCTTTCAGTACCTGGACACACAGCAACTTCACCTTCACCGAAGACtaaaagagaaatcaaagttatttTTGTTAATTAAAAAAAGTGCATCATCCTTGTCTCATGCACAGATCGCTCATTCcctcatgaataagaaatgctttgACACAGAAATGATGGATTGAAATACGCCAAGTCATATACTTCTTTTAAAACGCATTCATATGATGTGGgtctcactggctgggccagcatttactgttcatccctaattgccccagagggcaagtaggaagtcaaccatattgctgtggatctgaagtcacatggaggccagaccaggtaaggatggcagtttacttccctaaaaggacattaatgaacgaGATGAGTCATTTCTTTTTACAAAAAATTGATAGTGGTCGccattaggttttttttaaaaaaattttattccggtttttgtttcattaaagtcaaatttcaccatctgtcgtgatgagatttgaacgcacagtctcagaacattagcctagaGTTTGGGATTACTAGCTCAGAGACATGGCCATTACCACCTCCCCGCGTCCAAATACCGGCTGTACGAATTTGTCAATACTATCATCATTTTCTAAAGTGTACATCAAAGTATTACAGCGGGTGGTATTTTTGTGTTTGCCCTGCGTGTAGTTTACAGCCTGAATACGATCTGGGAAAATAAGGGGAGCAGGAGAAGGGTCAGTCATACAGAGGCCTTGCTTAAAGATAATGTCATCAGCTCTGGGATCGGCACCAGGCTGAAAGGGTGAAATGACAAGACGGGGTTGCATAAGCTGAGGTTGCATCATCTAAAGTTTAGAAAATTGTGGAACGATGTAATTGATATGTTCAAAATAATAAGATGAACATAGGGAAAATCTTTTGTCTGATTAAGGAATCTGTGCAAATCTTCAAATTGGAGCCATTCTGCAGTGAAATTTGGAAGCACTTCTTCCAAACAATAGCCCTGCTCTAACATTATCACTTAGAAGGAAACCACTTGAAACTGAATGACTGCAACAAAACACTGCAGAAgatggaaggatattattgagctggagaAGGTTTGGAAGCCAGTACGTGGTCCAGTATGGAAGATTCCAGTTACAAAGACAGGATGGGGCATCTTTCACTAGAGCGTAGGATGTTGAAAggcaacctaatagaagtttataaaatgatgtgaggtatagatagagttaatggtaattgtcttttccctgggatggaggatttcaagaccagggggcacatttttaaggtgagaggaaaggagacacaaggggcaattttttttgaaaaacacagAAGATGGTTCAcgcatggaatgaactttcagaggaagtgatggattgggtacaatgacaacatttaaaaaacatctggataagtacatgaataggaaaaatggagggatatgggccaggagcaagcaggtgggacgagtttagtctGGGAATATAGTCGGTGTAGACTGATTCGACCACTTTCCGTGCTGTTTGGCTCTGTGTCTAAAGTCTAAATACTTGCGGTATCAATCTAATGGTAAGAACGCCGCAAGATGTGGGCATCAGTTGTAAAGTAGTCACGGTGAAGACTATTCCTTCGTGCTATCGATGGGGTAGCACCTGCAACATAACAACACTTGGACATCCACAAGGTTGGACACTCAACTATTTTTGCCAAAGTGCTGATCTCCGCCAGAACCCAATCGGGGCAGTCCAGGTCGCCACAGAATCGAAACCTCTGCAAAATAGAAGGTCACACTATTAACGTTCTCTCTCTTTACCTCAGTCACAGGTTAGACTAGGCTTAAATGCAAACGTTTGCAACAGATCACGCGGAAAAACTTTGAAAATACATTTAACAGACAGCAtatgaaaaacagaaaaataaattataGTTTCTGTCTGTCAGGAAGGGATGGGCAGGCTGGGGGCCTAATACAAGGAGGTAAAATGATCTGTTGCTTGCTAGGAGTAGTGAAGGCTTAGGGGGAATCTGATCAAGGTGTATACATTCTGAGGGGCACGGGACAGGGTCGAAACATTTCCCTAGTAGAGGGGCCAATAATCAGGGGTAGAGTTTTACAGGAaggaggagattgaggggggatttGAGGACCTTTTCTCACCCAGATGGTAGGTATCTGGAATTCTGTCTACAGACTGAAACTCTTAAGACATTTAAGAACTTTTAGACAATCACTCAAGGTCACGGTGAATATATTTAAGGGGGAGCTGGGTAAAGGTCAGCAGAAAGGAATAGATGGTTGTATAATAGGGCTAGTTGAAATAGCACTGTCAGAAATTGTGTATTTTTTTCCATATATTGTGAATTTTAAGTAACGTACTTCATAGGTGTTTCTGTTTTTGGCAAGTTAAGGGTTAACTGTTGGTATTTGCATAACTGTTTATATTGAGGGGATTAGAAATCAGGGATAGCATATTTGAATGAATTTCGATAGGTGGGATGTTGGAATTATTCAGAAAGACTGAATGGAAATGAGAACAGATTGAAAATGGAAAAACAAAAGAGTTTAATGGTTATTCTGTCTGCATACCATTGACTGTATAAACAAAGGCTCTGAGTGTAAAAAATAATTTCAGTGTAGTAGAGATATCTGTGTAGTAATATTGTTAACTGTGGCTCTGCAAACACAGCCATTGATCGTGTATTAGGGGTCCATTAGAGTAACGGTGAATGCAGCAATGGGAGCCAGAATAAGTGAAAAATATTGTAAGAGGGCTAGGAGTTCAATGTTTGCTCATTGCCATATAAGCATAGGAGGAaggctcttgtggtgtagtggtagtgtccctatttcGAGGCtagaaggcctaggttcaagtctcacctgctatAGACGTGTATCCTAGCATGCTTGGGCAGTGCCTCAAAACATCTACAAGCAcaggaggcagccattcagcccatctgaaaACCATTATCCATTTAGTGACATGCCTCTCTGCTGCTGTTTCCCCAGCACTTCCCAGTTTCAGTACACAATCCAATCCCTTCGCAAGATTACTAACTGGATCACATATCATGGGAACACACTGTTACAATACCAGATATGGATCTGAAGCCATTGAATGTGCCCAGAACGTTACTCTAAATATTTTGGTGCATGTTATAATATTGAAACTAATTAATCGTACAAAGAAAAAACGACTAAACACATGAACGATATTTCTGCAAGGAAAGCTACAACAGCACATTCACATTTCAGACATCCCACCTACTGTAATATTGCAAAGTTGCACAAAATTACAActtaaatgattaaaaacaaaaactgaattctGTGAGAGGAAAACAGATAACATGTACGCATTTTAGCAATAATTTAAAAGCTAGATCCTAGAAAATTGTGCAGCAGTTTCAATCACAAAAACTCGAATTGGTATGCTCAGACAGAACATGACCACCAGATTCAAGCTTGCAAACTCAAGCACAGGTGACCATTAATTTAACAAAACCGAGGCACACAAACGCagactcgcgcacacacacacacacacacacacacacacacacaccctaccatcTCCGTTTtaaagggagggggggaggggggggaggggggggaggagcgaGTGGAGGGGGGAGCGAGTGGAGGGGGGAGCGAGTGGAGGGGGGGAGCGAGTGGAGGGGGGAGCGAGTGGAGGGGGGAGCGAGTGGAGGGGGGAGCGAGtggaggggagtggaggggggagcgagtggagggggggagtggggggagcgAGTGGAGGGGAGCGAGTGGAGGGGGGAGCGAGTGGAGGGGGGGAGCGAGTGGAGGGGGGGAGCGAGTGGAGGGGGGGAGCGAGTGGAGGGGGGGAGCgagtggaggggggtggggggagcgagtggagggg
It encodes:
- the commd4 gene encoding COMM domain-containing protein 4, whose product is MASDPYLRFRFCGDLDCPDWVLAEISTLAKISSVKVKLLCVQVLKDLLGDGIDYEKVAKLTSDAKFETSDIKATIAVLNFVLSSAAKYSVDGESLSSELQQLGLPKEHTAALCKSYEDKQTALQDRLKDSSLRLNKLDSVSWRVDYMLSSSELKEVNEPIVHLKFNVRNVDTGAVEPTVISVTANKFRVLLTELKQAQVLMNSLN